The following are encoded together in the Lathyrus oleraceus cultivar Zhongwan6 chromosome 3, CAAS_Psat_ZW6_1.0, whole genome shotgun sequence genome:
- the LOC127126987 gene encoding auxin efflux carrier component 5: MIGWEDVYKVIVAVVPLYFALVLGYGSVRWWKIFTREQCDAINKLVCYFTLPLFAFDFTAHIDPFKMNFLFIGADTLSKLIIVAVIGLWAKCSSKGSSSWSITSFSLCTLTNSLVVGIPMVKPMYGALGVDLVVQGSVVQAIVWLTLLLFVLEFRRTGLEGTIRTTSNSLKPKASSISSVMMGEDEERKDLEVNRIGMDVILEDGSSKLPFFELMKRVWLKFIVNPNSYACVVGISWAFISNRWNLELPSMVDGCILIMSRAGTGTAMFSMGIFMALQEKVISCGPSLTLFGLVLKFIAGPAAMAISAIVVGLRGDVLRIAIIQAAIPQSITSFIFAKEYGLHADVLSTAVIFGMIVSLPILVAFYAILEFIH; this comes from the exons atgatTGGGTGGGAAGATGTGTACAAAGTAATAGTAGCAGTGGTGCCACTCTATTTTGCACTAGTATTAGGTTATGGTTCCGTAAGGTGGTGGAAAATTTTCACAAGAGAACAATGTGATGCAATAAACAAACTAGTTTGTTACTTCACATTACCACTCTTCGCCTTCGACTTCACCGCACACATCGATCCATTCAAGATGAACTTCTTGTTCATAGGCGCGGACACTCTCTCGAAGCTAATCATCGTCGCGGTGATTGGGCTTTGGGCTAAGTGTAGTAGCAAGGGAAGTTCTAGTTGGTCTATAACAAGCTTCTCTTTGTGTACTCTAACAAATTCTCTTGTTGTTGGAATACCAATGGTGAAACCTATGTATGGAGCCTTAGGTGTGGATCTTGTGGTACAAGGTTCGGTTGTTCAAGCTATTGTTTGGCTCACTTTGCTTTTATTTGTGTTGGAATTTAGAAGAACGGGTTTGGAAGGTACTATTAGGACTACTAGTAATAGTTTGAAACCAAAGGCTAGTAGTATTAGTAGTGTGATGATGGGTGAAGATGAAGAAAGGAAGGATTTGGAGGTGAATAGAATTGGTATGGATGTGATATTAGAAGATGGAAGTAGTAAGCTTCCTTTCTTTGAATTGATGAAACGTGTGTGGCTCAAGTTTATAGTGAACCCAAATTCCTATGCTTGTGTTGTTGGTATTTCATGGGCTTTCATATCTAATAG ATGGAATTTGGAATTACCAAGCATGGTAGATGGATGTATTTTGATCATGTCAAGAGCTGGGACAGGCACTGCCATGTTTAGTATGG GTATTTTCATGGCACTTCAAGAGAAAGTGATTTCTTGTGGACCAAGTTTGACTCTATTTGGTTTGGTTTTAAAGTTCATTGCTGGACCAGCAGCAATGGCTATTAGTGCCATCGTTGTAGGATTGCGTGGTGACGTTTTACGAATTGCCATCATTCAG GCAGCAATTCCACAATCCATCACATCCTTCATCTTTGCTAAAGAATATGGATTGCATGCAGACGTTCTTAGCACTGC GGTGATATTTGGAATGATTGTTTCTCTACCGATCTTAGTTGCCTTCTACGCAATATTGGAGTTCATTCATTGA